In Sphingomonas sp. PAMC26645, one DNA window encodes the following:
- a CDS encoding pyruvate dehydrogenase complex dihydrolipoamide acetyltransferase yields MSIEIKMPALSPTMEEGTLAKWLIKEGDVVKSGDLMAEIETDKATMEFEAVDEGTVVKILVAEGTDNVKVGTVIAIIAEEGEDASSVSSAPTKSETPEPAAKESEAKPDPTDPNKTGTEAKPVERTKASAEDHGRPDDAGAAQPAASGDRVKASPLARRLAADKGIDLGAVSGSGPKGRIVKADVESAKPGAAPAAAKSEAPAPTAAAAPAPAAKPAAVPDIPHEATKLSNVRKTIARRLTESKQTVPHIYLTVNVRLDALLKLRGELNKSLESRGVKLSVNDLLIKAQAVALMQVPSCNVMFTPDQLITFQRADISVAVSTPSGLITPIIVGADTASLSSISTQMKDLAARARDGKLKPEEYQGGTASISNMGMFGITQFDAVINPPQAMILAVGAGEKRPVVIGDELAVATVMSATGSFDHRAIDGADGAQFMKAFKHLVENPLGMLA; encoded by the coding sequence ATGTCGATCGAGATCAAGATGCCTGCGCTGTCCCCGACCATGGAGGAGGGTACCCTCGCCAAATGGTTGATCAAGGAGGGCGACGTCGTGAAATCCGGCGACCTGATGGCCGAGATCGAGACCGACAAGGCGACGATGGAATTCGAAGCCGTCGACGAAGGCACCGTGGTCAAGATCCTCGTCGCCGAGGGTACCGACAACGTGAAGGTCGGCACGGTCATCGCGATCATCGCCGAAGAGGGCGAGGATGCGTCTTCGGTTTCATCCGCGCCTACCAAGAGCGAGACGCCCGAGCCGGCCGCGAAGGAATCGGAAGCGAAGCCCGATCCGACGGACCCGAACAAGACCGGCACCGAGGCCAAGCCGGTCGAGCGGACCAAGGCTTCGGCCGAGGATCACGGTCGGCCGGATGACGCCGGTGCAGCCCAGCCTGCCGCCAGCGGCGACCGCGTGAAGGCGAGCCCGCTCGCGCGTCGTCTCGCCGCCGACAAGGGTATCGATCTCGGCGCCGTGTCGGGTTCGGGGCCGAAGGGTCGGATCGTAAAGGCCGACGTCGAAAGCGCGAAACCGGGTGCCGCACCCGCTGCTGCGAAGAGCGAAGCTCCTGCGCCGACCGCCGCTGCGGCCCCCGCGCCTGCCGCGAAGCCTGCGGCCGTGCCGGACATTCCGCACGAGGCGACCAAGCTCAGCAACGTGCGGAAGACGATCGCGCGTCGCCTGACCGAGTCGAAGCAGACCGTTCCGCACATCTACCTGACCGTGAACGTCCGCCTCGACGCGCTACTCAAGCTGCGCGGCGAACTGAACAAAAGCCTCGAATCGCGCGGCGTGAAGCTGTCGGTCAACGATCTGCTGATCAAGGCGCAGGCCGTCGCGCTGATGCAGGTGCCGAGCTGCAACGTGATGTTCACGCCCGACCAGCTCATCACCTTCCAGCGTGCCGACATCTCGGTGGCGGTGAGCACGCCGTCGGGTCTGATCACGCCGATCATCGTCGGTGCGGATACGGCCTCGCTGTCGTCGATCTCGACGCAGATGAAGGATCTCGCCGCCCGTGCGCGCGACGGCAAGCTGAAGCCCGAGGAATATCAGGGCGGCACCGCCTCGATCAGCAACATGGGCATGTTCGGCATCACGCAGTTCGATGCGGTCATCAATCCGCCGCAGGCGATGATCCTCGCGGTCGGTGCCGGCGAGAAGCGCCCGGTCGTGATCGGTGACGAACTGGCGGTCGCGACGGTCATGTCGGCGACCGGCAGCTTCGATCACCGCGCGATCGACGGTGCCGACGGCGCGCAGTTCATGAAGGCGTTCAAGCACCTCGTCGAGAACCCGCTGGGCATGCTCGCCTGA
- a CDS encoding universal stress protein has translation MRIYLVVIDDSPEAGIALRFAARRAVKTGGGVEILTVIPPQEFIAFGGVQATIEEEARLHAEGLVAGAAGTLLEESGLRPSITVREGESAKIIREMIAANPDIAALVLGAAATGAPGELIAHFAGTDAGSLPVPVMIIPGSLTREAIDRLS, from the coding sequence ATGCGCATTTATCTGGTGGTTATCGACGACAGTCCGGAAGCTGGGATCGCGTTGCGTTTCGCCGCCCGGCGTGCGGTGAAGACCGGCGGCGGGGTCGAAATCCTCACGGTGATCCCGCCGCAGGAGTTCATCGCGTTCGGCGGCGTCCAGGCGACGATCGAGGAAGAAGCGCGCCTGCATGCCGAGGGGTTGGTAGCGGGGGCTGCGGGTACGTTGCTGGAGGAGTCCGGCTTGCGTCCGTCTATCACGGTGCGCGAGGGGGAAAGCGCCAAGATCATCCGCGAGATGATCGCGGCAAATCCCGATATTGCCGCGCTGGTTCTCGGCGCAGCGGCGACTGGTGCCCCGGGCGAACTTATCGCGCATTTCGCGGGGACCGACGCGGGTTCGCTGCCGGTGCCGGTCATGATCATTCCCGGATCGCTCACGCGCGAGGCAATCGACCGGCTCAGTTGA
- a CDS encoding PAS domain-containing protein: MIIGHSVSDGDGVILAIDEPVAAVLQRTQKQLVGLSYLSITHPDDVARNLSHVAALQPNGNSARIRKRYIGGEGDIITLEVQVSRLGNGKPGRLIGTLCTAPTLADTISGDAMPHHLWRRAKDLLGIIRARDAVLGSDLFADHAWTTLLIVYVAEAESRIASVDMVADQLRLSRSTLGRWIRVLQAKSLIEPPDSNLDALQLTQTGINSVERLLATHSAMAVS, from the coding sequence ATGATCATTGGCCATTCTGTTTCAGACGGCGACGGCGTTATCCTCGCGATAGACGAACCGGTCGCGGCGGTGTTGCAACGCACGCAGAAACAGCTTGTGGGCCTTTCCTACCTATCGATAACGCACCCCGACGACGTCGCGCGTAACCTGAGCCACGTTGCGGCATTGCAACCCAATGGTAATTCAGCTCGAATCCGGAAACGTTACATCGGCGGCGAAGGCGATATCATCACGCTGGAAGTCCAGGTTTCGCGACTGGGCAACGGCAAGCCGGGCAGACTAATCGGCACCTTGTGCACCGCTCCTACGCTCGCCGACACAATCAGTGGCGATGCCATGCCGCATCATCTTTGGCGCCGGGCCAAGGACTTGCTGGGAATTATCCGTGCGCGCGACGCGGTACTCGGGTCCGATCTTTTCGCCGATCATGCGTGGACGACGTTGCTGATCGTGTACGTCGCAGAAGCCGAGAGCCGAATCGCAAGCGTCGACATGGTTGCCGACCAGCTACGCCTGTCGCGGTCGACGCTCGGTCGCTGGATTCGCGTGCTCCAGGCGAAGTCGCTCATTGAACCGCCAGACAGCAATCTCGATGCATTGCAGCTCACGCAGACTGGCATCAACAGCGTGGAGCGCCTGCTGGCCACGCATTCGGCAATGGCTGTCAGTTGA
- a CDS encoding M28 family metallopeptidase, whose protein sequence is MPIFAVPLLLAAAAPYPAPSSVRLKADVTAMVGFGTRHTASITTDPKRGIGAARNWAASRFQEIAATCGGCITVDRIARRFTGPRAPTGVVVEDVLGIQKGRDSNRVVIVGAHIDSRVTDVMNVTSDAPGANDNASGVALVLEAARLLSQRQFDATIVYAVFSGEEQGLWGAELLADTAKARGWQVSAMLNNDIVGNTVGQGGVRVADKVRVFSEGIRASEDLVAQQGRRAEGGEDDGPSRALAKAIDGIARDIPGGLDVMIDRRPDRFGRGGDHEPFLKLGYPAVRFSVAAENWDRQHQDLRTEKGVVYGDTIEGMDFPYLAKVTAINVATLSRIASAPAAPEDVSIAGALSRDTTVKWTAVPGAAGYRVRWRRNDAQSWAETRDVTGTGTVLTQVPVDDNFVGVSALSATGAESLVSFAGRDRRPTR, encoded by the coding sequence ATGCCTATTTTTGCCGTCCCGCTGCTACTTGCCGCCGCCGCCCCTTATCCTGCTCCGTCTTCGGTTCGCCTGAAGGCGGACGTCACCGCGATGGTTGGCTTCGGTACGCGTCACACTGCGTCGATCACCACCGACCCGAAACGCGGTATCGGTGCCGCCCGAAACTGGGCCGCGAGCCGGTTCCAGGAAATTGCGGCGACGTGTGGCGGTTGCATCACTGTCGATCGCATCGCGCGCCGCTTTACCGGACCACGCGCACCGACCGGCGTGGTGGTCGAGGATGTGCTCGGCATCCAGAAGGGGCGCGATTCGAATCGCGTTGTGATCGTCGGTGCGCATATCGACAGCCGCGTGACCGACGTGATGAACGTCACCTCCGATGCGCCCGGCGCCAACGACAATGCCTCGGGCGTCGCGCTGGTGCTGGAGGCGGCGCGACTGCTGTCTCAACGCCAGTTCGACGCGACAATCGTCTACGCGGTGTTCTCCGGCGAGGAACAGGGCTTGTGGGGCGCCGAACTGCTCGCCGATACCGCCAAGGCGCGCGGCTGGCAGGTGTCGGCGATGCTCAACAACGATATCGTCGGCAACACGGTCGGGCAGGGCGGCGTACGTGTCGCGGACAAGGTCCGGGTTTTCTCCGAAGGCATTCGCGCATCCGAGGATCTGGTCGCCCAGCAGGGCCGCCGGGCCGAGGGCGGCGAGGATGACGGCCCCAGCCGCGCGCTGGCCAAGGCGATCGACGGTATCGCGCGCGACATTCCCGGCGGCCTCGACGTGATGATCGATCGCCGGCCGGACCGGTTCGGGCGTGGCGGCGATCACGAGCCGTTCCTGAAGCTCGGCTACCCCGCGGTGCGGTTCTCGGTCGCGGCCGAGAATTGGGATCGCCAGCATCAGGACCTGCGCACCGAAAAGGGCGTGGTCTACGGCGACACGATCGAGGGCATGGACTTTCCGTATCTCGCCAAGGTGACCGCGATCAACGTCGCGACGTTGTCGCGGATTGCCAGCGCTCCCGCGGCCCCTGAAGACGTGTCGATCGCCGGGGCATTGTCCCGCGATACGACGGTGAAGTGGACTGCGGTGCCAGGCGCTGCCGGCTACCGCGTGCGGTGGCGTCGCAACGATGCGCAGAGCTGGGCGGAGACCCGCGACGTTACCGGGACCGGCACGGTCCTGACGCAGGTGCCGGTGGACGACAATTTCGTCGGCGTGTCCGCTTTGTCGGCGACGGGCGCGGAAAGCCTCGTCAGCTTCGCCGGACGCGACCGCCGACCGACCCGGTAA
- a CDS encoding EAL domain-containing protein: MTVDLFRLMGLRGGGADHVEWSRIRAAQLFAGRKMALVLLSTNLAAILATGFLVSATVPAWQVTTWSALLVAIAVAVAFRRLAVPHTGESQASVHDLRKTGWEGLALGLGWSCVPILFCTHAPSGTTAGLGITLTLLMTAAAFAMAPLTLATLIFLGYLGASMVIQLLIAGTTSAAIGILGFTLVLMAGCISRARALVLIRANEIALNERDETVSLLLREFEDTGADWLWETDAMRRIVRASSRFAVACGLDPGEVDGMPLLQLLAGPSWDSGEFAPELRTLAEKLRRRDSFRDVRLPVTINGDLRWWEIAASPRFGDDGEFYGFRGVTSDITELRASEDRINRMARFDVLTGLPNRLMINETLVRTMAEADSWGGRYAFMMLDLDRFKAVNDTLGHPIGDRLLGCVSERLEGLMGDGSLCGRLGGDEFAVIVRGASDAGAIDDLARRIIETLSRPYEIDAHTLYIGASVGIAIGPRDGRTAEMLVRSADLALYRAKDAGRGVYRTYEPELHVKAEERRVLEMALRTALENGEMHLDYQPVVDARGETLVAFEALLRWTSPRFGIIAPEKFIPLAEDARLIAPIGAWALRTACEEAAKWPSDIRVAVNVSADQLQNPNFVTTVTSALANTGLSADRLELEVTENVFLTEALGATKVLERLLDMGVRLSLDDFGVGHSSLGYLSRTRFSSIKIDRSFVRDAAAGTREAVAIVHAVIALARSLDIDTTAEGVETEAEHRMAQAFGCTNVQGFYFGRPMPVEQARALANGRWKASAAA, from the coding sequence GTGACCGTCGATCTCTTTAGATTGATGGGGCTTCGCGGTGGCGGGGCGGACCATGTCGAATGGAGCCGCATCCGTGCCGCGCAGTTGTTCGCCGGGCGCAAGATGGCACTGGTCCTGCTCTCCACCAATCTGGCGGCGATACTGGCGACCGGGTTCCTGGTCAGCGCGACCGTCCCTGCTTGGCAGGTCACGACATGGTCCGCGTTGCTCGTCGCGATCGCCGTCGCGGTCGCGTTCCGGCGTCTCGCCGTCCCGCACACTGGTGAAAGCCAGGCGAGCGTCCACGACCTGCGCAAGACCGGGTGGGAGGGCCTGGCGCTTGGCCTTGGCTGGTCGTGCGTACCGATCCTGTTCTGTACGCATGCTCCCTCGGGCACGACCGCCGGGCTTGGCATCACGCTGACCCTGTTGATGACGGCCGCGGCGTTCGCGATGGCGCCGCTGACGCTCGCGACGCTGATCTTCCTTGGATATCTCGGCGCGTCGATGGTCATCCAGCTGCTGATCGCCGGTACGACATCGGCGGCGATCGGGATCCTCGGCTTCACGCTGGTGCTGATGGCGGGATGCATCAGCCGTGCACGCGCACTCGTCCTGATCCGCGCCAACGAGATCGCGCTGAACGAACGCGACGAGACCGTGAGCCTGCTCCTTCGCGAGTTCGAGGATACCGGCGCAGACTGGCTGTGGGAGACCGACGCGATGCGCCGGATCGTTCGCGCGTCGTCGCGATTCGCGGTCGCGTGCGGGCTCGATCCCGGTGAGGTCGACGGGATGCCGTTGCTGCAATTGCTGGCCGGCCCGAGCTGGGACAGTGGGGAGTTCGCACCCGAACTCCGTACGCTTGCCGAGAAATTGCGCCGGCGCGACAGCTTTCGCGACGTCCGCCTGCCGGTGACGATCAACGGTGACCTACGATGGTGGGAAATCGCCGCCTCCCCCCGGTTCGGAGACGATGGCGAATTCTACGGATTTCGCGGCGTCACGTCGGACATTACCGAGTTGCGCGCGTCGGAAGACCGGATCAACCGGATGGCGCGGTTCGACGTGCTGACCGGGCTGCCCAACCGGCTGATGATCAACGAGACGCTCGTCAGGACGATGGCCGAGGCCGACAGCTGGGGTGGTCGCTACGCGTTCATGATGCTCGATCTCGATCGGTTCAAGGCGGTCAACGATACGCTCGGCCATCCGATCGGCGATCGCCTGCTCGGCTGCGTGTCCGAACGGCTCGAGGGCTTGATGGGGGACGGCAGCCTATGCGGGCGGCTTGGCGGCGACGAGTTCGCGGTCATCGTGCGGGGCGCGAGCGATGCGGGTGCGATCGACGACCTTGCGCGACGGATCATCGAGACGCTGTCGCGCCCCTATGAGATCGACGCGCACACGCTGTACATCGGCGCCAGCGTCGGCATCGCGATCGGCCCGCGCGACGGCCGCACCGCGGAAATGCTCGTCCGCTCCGCCGATCTCGCGCTCTACCGTGCCAAGGACGCCGGCCGCGGGGTGTATCGCACCTACGAGCCGGAACTGCACGTGAAGGCGGAGGAGCGGCGTGTCCTCGAAATGGCGCTTCGCACCGCGCTCGAGAATGGCGAAATGCACCTCGACTACCAGCCGGTCGTCGATGCTCGCGGCGAGACGCTGGTCGCGTTCGAAGCGCTGCTGCGCTGGACCAGTCCACGCTTCGGTATCATTGCGCCCGAAAAGTTCATCCCGCTTGCCGAGGACGCGCGCCTGATCGCGCCGATCGGGGCGTGGGCGCTGAGGACGGCGTGCGAGGAGGCCGCTAAATGGCCGTCCGACATCCGCGTTGCGGTCAACGTGTCCGCCGACCAGCTCCAGAACCCCAATTTCGTGACGACGGTGACCTCCGCGCTGGCGAACACCGGCCTGTCCGCGGATCGCCTCGAACTCGAGGTCACTGAGAACGTATTCCTGACCGAGGCGCTGGGCGCGACCAAGGTCCTGGAGCGGCTGCTCGACATGGGCGTGCGGCTTAGTCTCGACGATTTCGGCGTCGGTCATTCGTCGCTGGGGTATCTCAGCCGTACGCGGTTTTCGTCGATCAAGATCGACCGGAGCTTTGTCCGTGATGCCGCCGCCGGGACGCGCGAAGCGGTTGCGATCGTCCACGCGGTGATCGCGCTCGCCCGTAGCCTCGACATCGACACGACGGCGGAGGGCGTCGAAACCGAAGCCGAGCACCGCATGGCGCAGGCGTTCGGTTGCACCAACGTCCAGGGTTTCTATTTCGGCCGCCCGATGCCCGTCGAACAAGCGCGCGCGCTTGCGAATGGTCGTTGGAAAGCATCGGCCGCCGCCTAG
- a CDS encoding fatty acyl-AMP ligase — MTTDTANKDGMTVASIVATPTQDALPRRFADFGTLGEALDYAASGNRGLNFHDARGTLSQPYPYSQLRDDARAMADRLIAAGVAPADRIALVAETGPEFAALFFGVVYAGAWPVPLPLPTSFGGRDSYIEQLRVQLASCDPKMLIFPPELAQMAGEAARLSGTVGIDWSEFATREAPVATLPEAKPDDIAYLQYSSGSTRFPHGVVITHAALLNNLAAHSHGMEVCDTDRCVSWLPWYHDMGLVGCFLSPIANQVSTDYLKTEDFARRPLAWLDLISRNEGTTLSYSPTFGYDICARRMSSQTKASDRFDLSRWRVAGNGADMIRPDVMQSFVDAFADAGFKASAFLPSYGLAEATLAVSLMPPGEGIRVELVEETQLSGGSRGGDRPQRYRAIVNCGKPVRDMRIEIREEDGSPLPERAIGKVWCSGKSVMVGYFRDDAATEACMADGWLDTGDMGYMSDGYIYIVGRAKDMIIVNGKNHWPQDIEWAVEQLPGFKAGDIAAFAITTPGGEETPAVLVQCRSSDEAERLRLRDEIRERVRSVTGMNCLIELIPPRTLPRTSSGKLSRAKARNLYLSGDIKPYDIAA; from the coding sequence GCCCTGCCGCGCCGTTTCGCCGATTTTGGTACCTTGGGCGAAGCGCTTGATTACGCAGCCAGCGGTAACCGCGGGCTTAACTTCCACGACGCTCGCGGCACTCTGTCGCAGCCTTATCCTTATTCGCAACTCCGGGACGACGCGCGTGCGATGGCAGATCGCCTGATCGCCGCCGGTGTCGCTCCTGCCGACCGTATCGCACTCGTCGCCGAGACCGGCCCCGAGTTCGCCGCACTATTTTTCGGCGTCGTCTATGCCGGCGCATGGCCCGTACCGCTGCCGCTGCCGACCTCGTTCGGCGGTCGCGACTCGTACATCGAACAGCTCCGCGTCCAGCTCGCCAGCTGCGATCCGAAAATGCTGATCTTCCCGCCCGAACTCGCGCAGATGGCGGGCGAGGCCGCGCGCCTGTCGGGCACCGTCGGGATCGACTGGTCCGAATTCGCCACGCGCGAGGCACCCGTCGCAACGCTGCCCGAGGCAAAGCCGGACGATATCGCGTACCTGCAATATTCGAGCGGCTCGACGCGCTTCCCGCACGGCGTCGTCATCACGCACGCCGCGCTGCTCAACAACCTCGCCGCGCACAGCCACGGCATGGAGGTCTGCGACACTGATCGCTGCGTCTCGTGGCTGCCCTGGTATCACGACATGGGTCTGGTCGGCTGCTTCCTGTCGCCGATCGCGAACCAGGTCTCGACCGATTACCTCAAGACCGAGGATTTCGCGCGCCGTCCGCTCGCCTGGCTCGATCTCATCAGCCGCAACGAAGGCACCACGCTCAGCTATTCGCCGACCTTCGGCTACGATATCTGCGCGCGTCGCATGTCCTCGCAGACCAAGGCGAGCGACCGCTTCGACCTGTCGCGCTGGCGAGTCGCCGGCAACGGCGCCGACATGATCCGTCCCGACGTGATGCAGTCGTTCGTCGACGCGTTCGCCGATGCAGGCTTCAAGGCCAGCGCGTTCCTGCCGAGCTACGGCCTTGCCGAGGCGACGCTCGCGGTCTCGCTGATGCCGCCGGGCGAAGGCATCCGCGTCGAACTGGTCGAGGAAACGCAGCTTTCGGGTGGCTCGCGCGGCGGTGACCGTCCCCAGCGCTACCGGGCGATCGTCAACTGCGGCAAGCCGGTGCGCGACATGCGAATCGAGATCCGCGAAGAGGACGGCAGCCCCCTCCCCGAGCGTGCGATCGGGAAAGTCTGGTGCAGCGGCAAGTCGGTGATGGTCGGCTATTTCCGCGACGACGCCGCGACCGAGGCGTGCATGGCCGACGGTTGGCTCGATACCGGCGACATGGGCTATATGTCCGACGGCTACATCTACATCGTCGGCCGCGCCAAGGACATGATCATCGTCAACGGCAAGAACCACTGGCCGCAGGATATCGAATGGGCGGTGGAACAGCTCCCCGGCTTCAAGGCCGGCGACATCGCTGCGTTCGCGATCACCACGCCCGGTGGCGAGGAGACCCCTGCCGTACTGGTCCAGTGTCGCAGCTCGGACGAAGCCGAACGCCTGCGCCTGCGCGACGAGATCCGCGAGCGGGTGCGGTCGGTGACGGGCATGAACTGCCTGATCGAACTGATCCCGCCCCGCACGCTGCCGCGCACCTCGTCGGGCAAGCTCAGCCGGGCCAAGGCGCGCAACCTGTATCTCAGCGGCGACATCAAGCCGTACGACATCGCAGCCTGA